In one window of Gouania willdenowi chromosome 8, fGouWil2.1, whole genome shotgun sequence DNA:
- the LOC114468536 gene encoding transmembrane protein 238: MEEPDHRGLGRCRCCFWLAVSFDVLGLSVLLLGLFVSVSFYDLLIYAGAIIIFLSLVWWVFWYSGNIEVPLAELQDDVGLLKKNHSGVTGAVRRLSSRLSASLRGSVRRSGAAPRTPAAAAHSRQVTVCMATLTPGEGGCDPQMPHTATEGSPT, from the coding sequence ATGGAGGAACCGGATCACCGTGGCCTGGGCCGCTGTCGATGCTGCTTCTGGCTCGCGGTGAGCTTCGACGTGCTGGGACTGTCCGTGCTGCTCCTCGGTCTGTTCGTCAGCGTCTCTTTCTACGACCTGCTCATCTACGCAGGCGCCATCATCATCTTCCTCAGCCTGGTGTGGTGGGTGTTCTGGTACTCCGGGAACATCGAGGTTCCTCTCGCTGAGTTGCAGGACGACGTCGGCCTCCTGAAGAAGAACCACAGCGGGGTGACCGGGGCGGTGCGTCGTCTGTCCAGCCGTCTGTCCGCGAGCCTCCGGGGCTCTGTGCGGAGGAGCGGGGCCGCGCCGCGCACCCCTGCCGCCGCAGCGCACAGTAGGCAGGTCACGGTGTGCATGGCCACGCTGACTCCCGGAGAGGGGGGCTGTGACCCACAGATGCCCCACACTGCTACCGAAGGTTCCCCCACATGA